The [Eubacterium] eligens ATCC 27750 genome segment GCTTGGAGCGTTAGTTACATTTATTGCCTTATATTTAGGAATTATATTCCTTATAAGCAGTGCGGCAATTCTTGCTTTGAGAGAATTGTCAGACAGTGCAGACAATAAGGAACGATATGGAATGTTAAGGAAGCTTGGAGTAGATGAGAGAATGATTGATATGGCGCTTTTTAAGCAGATTGGAATATTTTTTGCGTTTCCGCTGATTCTCGCACTTATTCATTCTGTGTTTGGAATTAAGTTTATTAACATAATTCTTGCAACTATGGGAATGAGTTCAATGGCAGCGTCTATAGGGCTTACGCTCGCATTCGTTGCTGTTATTTATGGAGGATATTTCCTTATAACTTATCTGTGCAGCAGAAGCATTATAAGACCTGTAAGATAAGTTTTTCATTATTTCATTGTTTTTTTAATATGTTTCTGTTATAATGTTCACATAGAAGTTGTTCGTGAACAACATGGAGGAATTTAATATGGAAACTAATATTTTGATAGAGAGTGGAACTAATGAGTTAGAGGTTCTTGAATTCACAATAGGGAATAATCATTATGGTATTAATGTTGCCAAGATTAAAGAGATTGTGCCATATAGTCCGGTTACACCGGTTCCGAATGCACATCCTAGTGTAGAAGGAATATTCATGCCAAGAGATTTAATGATAACAGTTGTAGACCTTGCTAAGGTTATTAAAAGTGCTCCTTCAGGAGATATTTCGAAGGATATGTTTATTATAACTAATTTCAACAAATTGAATGTCGCTTTTCATGTACATACAGTTGTTGGAATCCACAGAGTATCATGGGCTGATATTATTACTCCAGATACAACAATAAGTACTGCTGACAACGGAATTGCCACAGGAATTGTTAAGATTAACGGTCAGCTTATTATTATTCTTGACTTTGAGCGTATTGTATCAGATATAAGTCCGGAGACAGGTCTTAAGACTTCTGATATTCTCAAGCTTGAAGGCAGACCAAGAAGTGAAGCACATATTGTCATAGCAGAGGATTCACCTCTTCTTATTAAGCTGATATCTGATTCACTTGTTAAATCAGGTTATGATAATCTTACATTATGTCATAATGGTCAGGAAGCATGGGATTTTATATCAGATGCCAAGGCAGGAAAAGTACCGCTTGATATAGACTGTGTTATCACTGATCTGGAGATGCCGCTTATGGATGGCCACAGACTTACAAAGCTTATTAAGTCTGATGACAAGTTAAAGAATATTCCGGTTGTTATATTCTCATCACTTATTAATGAACAGATGAGAGCAAAGGGAGAATCACTTGGTGCAGATGTCCAGTTGTCAAAGCCGGAAATCGGACTGCTTGTATCAGAAATAGATAAATTACTCAGATAATTTTCTTCATTTTACACTTCCTCTTATGGGACGCCGCCTGACATGGGGGCGTCCTTTTTTGCGCGAGCAGCGATGAGAGAAGATATGGAAAGTTCACAGTTGTGCTTGCACAAACTGTGAACTTTATATAGATTCTCGAGGAGCGCCGCGACAATGCCAGAACATAGTTCTGGCATATCGTTGCTCGCGCAAAACAGGTAGCGATGACAACCCTCTCAAAAGATGTTATAATCATATGGTTATGAAATGGAGGTACTTATGATTTATAATGATTTAATTGATGATATAAAGAGTGCTGATTATGTACTTTTTGGCTTGGGGAAAGAAATATATTCTTCTGATGATACAGAAATATATGACAATTTGAAAAAGCTGTTTGCATCTATGGAACATGTGAATTACTTTATTGTGTCTACTGATAAAGCTGGTACGATCAGGAATTGTGGACTTAATGAAAGAAGAATTGTCTGTCCGGTCAATGAAAATAATGCTGAAGAAGAGGAGAAACAGTGGGATTTCTACAATAAATGGCTGTCATCCTCACTTGCAAAGAAGCTGGTTATTGTGGAACTGGGAGAAGATTTTTCTAACCCTAATGTTATAAGATGGCCATTTGAAAGAATTGTGATGATTAATCAGAAGGCTAAGATGTATCGTGTTCACAGTACATTTTACCAGATTCCTAAGGAAATCGGGGACAGGGCATGTGCTTTTGAGATGAATGGAGCACAGTTTATAAAAGAACTTGTAAAATGTTGTTAATAAGCAATGTTTATGTTAATATTTTAATGTATTTTGATTTCAGGAGGTGAGAATTTTGTCTGATAAGGAAGAAGATTATCTGGATAAATTGCTTGATTCGATTAATGAAAAGGAGCAGGCAGATTCTCAACAGGAAAAACCTAAAAGTGAATGGCAGCAGGAGATTAAGGAGAAAGATCCGGAAGAGATAGCCCGTCAGGTAAGGGAGAAAATAGAATCAGAAAATGCTGGTGAAGAAGATACAGAGGAAAAAAAGGATGCTATGGCTGAAGAGGCGGTAGATAAGATGTTAGAGGATACACCGGTTGAAGAAGCAGCTGGAGCAACTATAACATCTGATGATGATATGGAATTGTCGGATAATGACATGAAAAGACTTATGAATATGAATCTTGATGATTTGATTGAAGATGTCA includes the following:
- a CDS encoding chemotaxis protein translates to METNILIESGTNELEVLEFTIGNNHYGINVAKIKEIVPYSPVTPVPNAHPSVEGIFMPRDLMITVVDLAKVIKSAPSGDISKDMFIITNFNKLNVAFHVHTVVGIHRVSWADIITPDTTISTADNGIATGIVKINGQLIIILDFERIVSDISPETGLKTSDILKLEGRPRSEAHIVIAEDSPLLIKLISDSLVKSGYDNLTLCHNGQEAWDFISDAKAGKVPLDIDCVITDLEMPLMDGHRLTKLIKSDDKLKNIPVVIFSSLINEQMRAKGESLGADVQLSKPEIGLLVSEIDKLLR